A region from the Paenibacillus humicola genome encodes:
- a CDS encoding RCC1 domain-containing protein, with product MRLRYRFISMISLLFGLVSVSHPAAAAEKTVQQVEGGGEHTLSLQSDGSVWAWGQNWYGQLGDGSTKDRVTPAQAVSVTNATYLAAGYSHSLALKRDGTVWAWGENYNGQLGDGSTINRAAPVQVQRLGSVAAISAGTWYSLALRRDGTVWAWGINNWSQLGDGSRTDRHTPVQVKDSFHDNLHSVVAIASGDSHNLALKQDGTVWAWGFNSRGQIGVGPLWQPSKPVQVPRLQSVIAIAAKGSHSLALRNDGTVWAWGDNLPNDDKGGFTTDSPVQVQGLDSVTAIASGESHNLALKADGTVWEWGAQLGADGRIDPPVQVQGLRSVTAIAAGSRHYLAVTSDGTLWAWGDNSYGQLGDGTTNDRHTPVQVMYPNAPDTFQLSDSKTYQAGGIHYQYSLNYGYISSPGQELSGSWTAPEGFHGEVTVSMISPEGVNVDLRLETISGGNRLPEDTKALPDGTERSTAKVPGGDTAKWTVKGHTDNDFSPDKKVIVYVNIKYDNQ from the coding sequence ATGAGATTACGATATCGGTTCATAAGTATGATCAGCCTGCTCTTTGGTCTCGTATCTGTATCCCATCCTGCGGCCGCCGCGGAAAAAACGGTTCAGCAGGTTGAAGGAGGAGGGGAGCATACGCTCTCTCTCCAAAGCGACGGTTCGGTCTGGGCGTGGGGGCAGAATTGGTATGGCCAGCTCGGCGACGGGAGTACGAAGGACCGCGTCACGCCCGCTCAGGCGGTGAGCGTCACGAATGCGACCTATTTAGCTGCAGGTTATTCGCACAGTCTGGCGCTCAAAAGGGATGGAACCGTCTGGGCGTGGGGAGAAAATTACAACGGCCAGCTCGGCGACGGGAGCACGATAAACCGTGCCGCGCCCGTTCAAGTGCAGCGTCTCGGTTCGGTCGCCGCCATCTCTGCAGGGACTTGGTATAGTTTGGCACTAAGGCGTGATGGAACCGTCTGGGCGTGGGGGATTAATAACTGGTCCCAGCTCGGCGACGGGAGCAGGACAGACCGGCATACCCCCGTTCAAGTAAAGGATTCGTTTCATGATAACCTTCATTCTGTCGTCGCCATCGCTTCGGGCGATAGTCACAATCTAGCCCTCAAACAAGACGGAACCGTCTGGGCTTGGGGATTCAACAGCCGCGGTCAAATCGGAGTCGGACCTTTATGGCAGCCGTCAAAACCGGTTCAAGTTCCCCGCCTTCAATCGGTGATTGCCATTGCAGCTAAAGGCAGCCATAGTTTGGCGCTGAGAAACGACGGGACCGTCTGGGCATGGGGAGATAATCTGCCGAATGACGATAAGGGCGGGTTCACGACAGACTCTCCGGTTCAAGTGCAGGGCCTCGATTCGGTAACCGCCATCGCCAGCGGAGAAAGCCATAATTTGGCCCTCAAAGCCGATGGAACGGTCTGGGAGTGGGGTGCTCAACTGGGAGCCGACGGAAGGATAGACCCTCCGGTTCAGGTGCAGGGCCTTCGATCGGTCACCGCCATTGCTGCGGGCAGCCGCCACTATTTGGCGGTTACAAGCGACGGAACGCTTTGGGCATGGGGAGATAATTCCTATGGCCAACTGGGTGATGGCACAACGAATGATCGTCATACTCCCGTTCAAGTTATGTATCCGAACGCACCAGACACTTTTCAGCTTTCCGATTCGAAAACCTATCAAGCAGGCGGAATTCATTATCAGTATTCGTTAAATTACGGATACATTTCATCCCCGGGACAAGAGCTAAGCGGATCTTGGACAGCTCCTGAAGGGTTTCATGGAGAGGTTACCGTCTCGATGATTTCTCCGGAAGGGGTAAATGTTGACCTTCGTCTGGAGACGATTAGCGGGGGGAACCGATTGCCGGAAGATACGAAGGCTCTCCCGGATGGTACCGAACGCAGTACGGCCAAGGTGCCCGGCGGTGACACAGCCAAATGGACGGTTAAAGGACATACGGACAATGACTTTAGTCCGGATAAGAAGGTAATTGTCTATGTAAACATCAAATATGACAATCAGTGA
- a CDS encoding ABC transporter substrate-binding protein, translating to MLRKAVAVLASAMLVFVAACTSGGGADGNKSQSSGGQGESPQGKVKIEVYHWTPVEGMESAFKVFNETHPNIEAEYKLIPDSPDLPLKVNTLLASGEPIDVIAQWSPDDLRTRVDNDLYEPLNQYFEDNHIDYAKTFGDEVTKLETINGKIYGVPYGNKINAIFYNKKLFDEAHVPYPKDDWTWDDFRETAKKLTKGDGPNKQYGFIPYVIDDWKTLATLKLGLNAIYKSDKESNFDSPYFKRSLQFFYDMQFTDKSIMPLAEFPAQKLDSTTNRATVFFKGQAAMFMGPSFVTFYSSFPENKHDFDIGVVNMPRYDANSKTTSTISYSDLSIPKNSKHKKEAFEWVKFFAIDRPDITAAPKGMQPPGVINDETVKKNVFNTLYNVPTFDGNQVYKVFNDPNTALVSDQTTITVAKKEITAAVNEEVTKVFLGEKSVDDALKAMKTRADDLIAKAQK from the coding sequence ATGCTTAGAAAAGCGGTTGCCGTCTTGGCGTCAGCGATGCTGGTCTTTGTCGCGGCATGTACATCCGGCGGTGGAGCGGACGGAAACAAGTCGCAATCAAGCGGCGGACAGGGGGAATCACCTCAGGGAAAAGTGAAGATCGAAGTGTATCACTGGACGCCCGTCGAAGGAATGGAAAGCGCATTCAAGGTATTCAATGAGACGCATCCGAATATTGAAGCGGAATACAAGCTTATTCCGGATTCACCCGATCTGCCGCTCAAGGTCAACACGCTTTTGGCCTCCGGCGAGCCGATTGACGTGATTGCGCAGTGGTCGCCCGACGATTTGAGAACCAGGGTCGACAACGACCTGTATGAGCCGCTGAATCAATATTTTGAGGATAATCACATTGACTATGCCAAAACTTTCGGTGACGAAGTAACGAAGCTGGAGACGATTAACGGGAAAATATACGGCGTGCCGTACGGCAATAAGATCAATGCGATCTTTTACAACAAAAAATTGTTCGACGAAGCGCATGTTCCGTACCCCAAGGACGACTGGACTTGGGACGACTTCAGAGAGACGGCCAAAAAGCTGACAAAGGGCGACGGGCCGAACAAGCAGTACGGCTTCATCCCCTATGTCATCGACGACTGGAAGACGCTGGCCACCCTGAAGCTGGGGCTGAACGCAATTTATAAAAGCGATAAGGAATCCAACTTCGACAGTCCTTACTTTAAACGGAGCCTGCAATTTTTCTATGATATGCAGTTCACCGACAAGTCCATCATGCCGCTGGCCGAATTTCCGGCGCAGAAGCTGGACTCGACTACCAATCGCGCCACTGTGTTCTTCAAAGGCCAGGCGGCGATGTTTATGGGACCGTCGTTTGTTACGTTCTATTCGTCGTTTCCCGAGAACAAACACGACTTTGATATCGGCGTCGTGAATATGCCGCGCTATGACGCCAATTCCAAGACGACATCGACGATATCTTACAGCGATCTCAGTATTCCGAAGAATAGCAAGCACAAAAAGGAAGCCTTTGAATGGGTCAAATTTTTCGCGATTGACCGGCCGGATATTACAGCGGCGCCGAAAGGCATGCAGCCTCCTGGCGTCATCAACGACGAGACGGTGAAGAAGAACGTCTTTAATACGCTATACAATGTTCCGACTTTTGACGGCAATCAGGTGTATAAGGTGTTCAACGATCCCAATACGGCGCTGGTGTCCGATCAAACCACGATTACTGTTGCCAAAAAGGAAATCACCGCTGCGGTCAACGAGGAAGTGACCAAGGTATTCCTGGGGGAGAAGAGTGTCGACGATGCTCTGAAAGCAATGAAGACGCGGGCGGACGACCTGATCGCCAAAGCGCAGAAATAA
- a CDS encoding right-handed parallel beta-helix repeat-containing protein gives MGSLIMAGCMLATAFSASAARANAEDLAQTVSNEANTAAPNAASNTAQVYYVSPNGSDSNSGTISGPFKSLMKAQSEASSGDIVYIRGGVYDDFTIAKTDDIYHYVNNFTKSGITYEAYPGDPRPVFDFEQVPTDRRVAAFFIDPSAADLTFKGFDVTGVKVGGQKQSEAFNIRGNANFENMAAHDNEANGFYFNVHGSGTVINSDSYNNIGPNDANAGNTDGFGAHGDAVIFINDRAWHNSDDGFDSINSNGPVIYHQDWSFNNQGNQEGTGDQNGFKVGGYAYKTSGLPDPLPLHTVEYCLSFNNGANGFYANHMPGQSANWTNNTSYSNGVRTGADFNMLERVSPTSADNIAGFREVLHNNIAFGGTLIANDNNPPAQVTNNSWTIDGGLPITSDDFVSLDSSQLTAPRKPDGTLPDVTFMQPVTASPLAQHGLGYLADKNDPSASLQKLVSAYTQYGQIDDSGIANSLQSKLQNHDWTAFINELAAQSGKHIDKEAAHILTLEANALNN, from the coding sequence ATGGGAAGCTTGATTATGGCCGGTTGTATGCTTGCGACCGCGTTTTCGGCAAGTGCTGCTCGTGCCAACGCTGAGGATCTTGCGCAGACGGTATCCAACGAGGCGAACACGGCAGCTCCAAATGCAGCTTCGAATACGGCACAAGTCTATTACGTTTCTCCGAACGGCAGTGACAGCAATTCGGGAACGATAAGCGGCCCTTTTAAAAGTTTAATGAAAGCGCAATCAGAAGCCTCCTCCGGGGATATCGTCTATATTCGCGGAGGCGTTTATGATGATTTTACGATTGCGAAAACCGATGATATCTACCATTATGTCAACAATTTTACGAAAAGCGGAATTACGTATGAAGCCTATCCCGGGGATCCGAGACCGGTTTTCGATTTCGAACAAGTGCCGACCGATCGGCGCGTGGCCGCATTTTTTATCGATCCCAGCGCAGCCGATCTTACCTTCAAAGGATTCGATGTAACCGGGGTAAAAGTCGGCGGTCAAAAGCAATCCGAAGCTTTTAACATTCGCGGGAATGCCAATTTCGAAAATATGGCGGCCCACGATAACGAAGCCAACGGCTTCTACTTTAATGTTCACGGTTCCGGTACGGTGATCAATAGCGATTCTTATAACAATATCGGACCGAATGATGCGAATGCAGGAAATACGGACGGATTCGGCGCTCATGGCGATGCCGTTATTTTTATTAACGACCGTGCATGGCATAACAGCGATGACGGATTCGACAGCATCAATTCCAATGGTCCGGTCATTTATCACCAAGACTGGTCCTTCAACAATCAGGGGAATCAGGAGGGTACAGGCGACCAAAACGGCTTTAAAGTCGGCGGATATGCATATAAAACAAGCGGACTTCCGGACCCGCTGCCGTTACATACCGTTGAATATTGTTTATCGTTCAACAACGGGGCGAACGGCTTTTATGCGAATCATATGCCGGGGCAGTCGGCGAATTGGACGAATAACACGTCCTATAGTAACGGTGTTCGTACCGGCGCCGACTTCAATATGCTGGAGCGCGTCAGCCCAACGAGTGCCGATAACATCGCGGGTTTCCGAGAGGTGCTGCACAATAACATCGCTTTTGGCGGTACCTTAATTGCCAATGATAACAACCCGCCCGCACAAGTCACGAATAATTCGTGGACCATCGACGGCGGTCTTCCGATTACTTCCGACGATTTTGTCAGCCTGGACAGTTCCCAATTAACCGCACCCCGAAAACCGGACGGAACATTACCTGATGTAACCTTTATGCAGCCCGTAACCGCCAGTCCTCTTGCCCAACACGGATTAGGCTACCTTGCCGACAAAAATGATCCTTCCGCATCCTTGCAAAAACTGGTATCCGCATATACCCAATACGGACAAATCGACGATAGCGGAATCGCAAACAGCCTTCAATCGAAGCTGCAGAACCACGATTGGACGGCTTTTATCAACGAGTTGGCGGCTCAATCCGGAAAGCATATCGATAAGGAAGCCGCACATATTCTAACTCTCGAAGCGAATGCGTTGAACAATTAA
- a CDS encoding fructose bisphosphate aldolase, which translates to MNKAQLERIAAGKGFIAALDQSGGSTPKALKQYGIEESSYSGEEEMFALVHRMRTRIIKSPAFNAQYILGAILFENTMDRTIEEQLTADYLWEKKGIVPFLKVDKGLADLEEGVQLMKPIPGLDDLLKRAFDRNIFGTKMRSVIKEANSAGIRKVVEQQFEIGQRIVAAGLVPIIEPEVDIYSADKKESEKILKDELLKHLSALETNVKVMLKLSIPTEDNFYLDLVNEPHVARVVALSGGYERDEANERLARNHGVIASFSRALSEGLTAGQSDEAFNAMLSDAIQSIYKASIT; encoded by the coding sequence ATGAACAAGGCACAATTGGAGCGTATTGCTGCAGGTAAGGGATTCATCGCGGCATTGGATCAAAGCGGCGGAAGCACGCCGAAGGCATTAAAGCAATACGGCATCGAAGAAAGCAGCTATTCCGGCGAGGAAGAGATGTTCGCGCTGGTCCACCGGATGCGGACTCGGATTATTAAAAGCCCAGCCTTCAATGCTCAATATATCCTTGGCGCCATCCTATTCGAGAATACGATGGATCGAACGATTGAAGAGCAATTGACCGCCGATTATTTGTGGGAAAAGAAGGGCATCGTCCCCTTTCTCAAAGTCGACAAAGGACTTGCCGACCTCGAGGAGGGGGTTCAACTGATGAAGCCCATTCCCGGACTGGACGATCTTCTGAAGCGGGCGTTCGACCGAAACATTTTCGGGACGAAAATGCGGTCGGTAATTAAAGAAGCCAATTCCGCAGGCATCCGGAAGGTCGTGGAGCAGCAGTTCGAAATTGGCCAGCGTATCGTGGCGGCGGGACTCGTGCCTATTATCGAGCCCGAGGTCGATATTTACAGCGCCGACAAAAAGGAATCGGAAAAAATATTGAAGGACGAGCTTCTGAAGCACTTGTCCGCACTTGAGACGAATGTCAAAGTGATGCTGAAGCTGTCCATCCCAACGGAAGATAATTTCTATCTCGATCTGGTAAACGAACCGCACGTTGCGAGGGTGGTCGCATTGTCGGGCGGGTATGAGCGTGACGAAGCCAATGAGCGGCTGGCCCGTAATCACGGCGTTATCGCCAGCTTCTCGCGCGCCTTGTCGGAGGGGCTGACCGCCGGGCAGTCGGATGAAGCATTTAACGCCATGCTGTCCGATGCGATCCAGTCGATCTATAAGGCATCGATCACCTAA
- a CDS encoding carbohydrate ABC transporter permease, translated as MQPNPIIGTELPRKARSGKGIFRRENLDGWLFLSVSLIGYILFRFIPIIFSFVLSFSEWNLVSGLRGIRFTGLENFIEQWSDTWFLHSLVNTFYFSVVSVPISIALSLLAAVIVNESIYFKGFVRLLLYSPHISSMVAISIVWAVLYSPSYGPINMFLQSLGISHPPGWISSSAWAMPSLIIMSIWQSVGYNMVIMLAGLQGIPRDYYEAAEVDGAGVLQRFRSITIPLMSPTLFFVMITSVIGSFQIFAQVNILTKGGPGTSTSVLVYYIYNVAFNYNRLGYANSISWVLFVMIFALTLWQWRQQKKWVHLQ; from the coding sequence TTGCAGCCGAATCCGATCATCGGAACGGAATTACCGAGGAAAGCCCGCTCCGGCAAAGGCATATTCAGAAGGGAAAACCTGGACGGCTGGCTGTTTTTGTCGGTTAGCCTCATCGGATATATTCTATTCCGGTTTATCCCGATTATTTTCTCCTTTGTCCTGAGCTTCAGCGAATGGAATCTGGTTTCCGGCCTGCGCGGAATCCGGTTCACCGGACTGGAAAACTTCATCGAGCAGTGGTCCGATACATGGTTTCTGCATTCGCTCGTCAACACGTTCTATTTCTCCGTCGTCAGCGTTCCCATATCGATCGCCTTGTCGCTTCTGGCGGCGGTGATCGTGAACGAGAGCATTTATTTTAAAGGCTTCGTGCGGCTGCTTCTGTATTCGCCGCATATATCCTCCATGGTCGCGATCTCGATCGTCTGGGCCGTGCTGTACTCTCCGAGTTACGGCCCGATCAATATGTTTCTCCAGTCGCTCGGGATCAGCCATCCGCCGGGATGGATCAGCTCGTCGGCCTGGGCGATGCCTTCGCTCATTATCATGAGCATATGGCAATCGGTCGGCTACAATATGGTCATCATGCTGGCGGGCCTGCAGGGAATACCGCGCGATTATTACGAGGCCGCGGAGGTAGACGGGGCCGGCGTCTTGCAGAGATTCCGATCGATCACGATTCCGCTGATGTCGCCGACATTGTTCTTCGTGATGATTACGTCGGTAATCGGTTCCTTCCAGATCTTTGCCCAGGTTAACATTTTGACCAAGGGCGGCCCGGGAACGTCTACGTCCGTGCTCGTTTATTACATCTATAATGTGGCATTCAACTATAATCGTCTGGGCTACGCCAACAGCATTTCCTGGGTACTGTTTGTCATGATTTTCGCGCTTACCTTATGGCAGTGGCGACAGCAGAAGAAATGGGTGCATTTACAATAA
- a CDS encoding alpha-amylase family protein, which yields MGKWDWLQERNRGIHLTIRDIDCKDFDARRLAKDLHELDVNFLTFFSGGYVTTYQTDIELQRKSPFLGNRDITGEIITALHAYGIKALPSIELGVMPLTAGDAHPEWCSRDIDGNPYVVAEQLYACCPLGGYHHELGSRFVEEVLSRYEIDGLYWCGASYGFQAYGSGICYCDKCRADFLAVSGLEIPVKKDWNDPAWRTFLKWRTEKTTQSAKRIYDMVKRLDPDMPVIGNSVCFGDPSWTMNSSLDMEQISKYQDTVIIEAQTRVKIDETADRENWHSLTWPDEEARYMTTISDNPVWIVVSYFLAWPWRRTAVPPVEQKIYLAQIAANGATLQVNLSGGPPATHNDSRGFQAIKELYGFLKRHKAYYDHDRSGAATAIVFSQETLIHYGRENGMERYVESIRGAEQALLDAHIPFDILSAKTLSGEKLSQYRTLILPSLCCMSEEEASRIRDFVNGGGNLIATFETSLYDENGNRRSDFLLGDLFCAASIGESKRVNGEQDGVLKQAYIKIAGDHDILRGIDDADVIPIYGQYCPVRADGSAQASPLKLSAPFRVFPEGLSYTLEDGPEYPMVVLSENGKGGRVAYFPNQLDKSYLKIGFPDLGRLIANTVRWAAHGEEQLRIVGPDSLNVSLRTKPGLRMVHLINLAGGRRFFTSLVPIREISVGLAEDIQVKRAFMLSSGQELAVSEDGTFQSVVVPELLDYDVVVFVVSEP from the coding sequence ATGGGGAAATGGGATTGGCTGCAGGAGCGCAACCGAGGCATACATTTAACGATCCGGGATATCGATTGCAAGGATTTCGACGCCCGGCGTCTTGCGAAGGACCTGCACGAGCTTGACGTCAACTTTCTGACTTTCTTTTCGGGCGGGTATGTGACCACCTATCAGACGGACATCGAGCTGCAGCGCAAGAGCCCGTTCCTCGGGAACCGGGATATTACCGGGGAGATCATAACCGCTTTGCACGCTTATGGAATCAAGGCGCTTCCTTCGATCGAGCTGGGGGTTATGCCGCTTACCGCCGGTGACGCTCATCCGGAATGGTGCTCGCGGGACATCGACGGCAATCCGTACGTAGTAGCTGAGCAGCTGTACGCCTGCTGTCCGCTGGGCGGGTACCACCACGAACTCGGAAGCCGGTTTGTTGAAGAGGTTCTCTCGCGCTACGAGATCGACGGCTTATATTGGTGCGGGGCGAGCTACGGTTTTCAAGCTTATGGCTCCGGAATATGCTACTGCGATAAATGCCGGGCGGATTTCCTGGCGGTATCGGGCCTGGAGATCCCCGTCAAGAAGGATTGGAATGATCCGGCGTGGCGGACGTTTCTGAAATGGCGAACGGAAAAAACGACACAATCGGCAAAGCGGATTTACGATATGGTCAAAAGGCTGGACCCGGACATGCCGGTAATCGGCAACAGCGTATGCTTCGGCGACCCAAGCTGGACGATGAATTCTTCTCTCGATATGGAGCAAATTTCAAAATACCAGGATACGGTCATTATCGAGGCGCAGACGCGCGTAAAAATCGATGAAACAGCCGACCGGGAGAATTGGCACTCGCTCACCTGGCCGGATGAGGAAGCAAGATACATGACGACAATAAGCGATAATCCGGTGTGGATCGTCGTCTCCTATTTTTTGGCCTGGCCTTGGAGAAGAACTGCCGTCCCTCCGGTCGAGCAGAAAATCTATCTCGCCCAAATCGCCGCCAACGGGGCCACGCTGCAGGTCAATCTGTCGGGAGGGCCTCCCGCAACGCATAACGACAGTCGAGGCTTTCAGGCAATCAAGGAGCTATACGGTTTTCTGAAACGGCATAAAGCCTATTACGACCACGACCGGTCCGGCGCGGCTACCGCCATTGTGTTCTCCCAGGAGACCCTGATTCATTACGGCCGGGAAAACGGGATGGAGCGCTACGTGGAGAGTATCCGCGGAGCTGAGCAGGCTTTGCTGGATGCGCATATTCCATTCGACATCCTTTCTGCCAAGACGCTGAGTGGAGAGAAGCTCAGTCAATACCGGACCTTGATTTTGCCTTCGCTGTGCTGCATGTCGGAGGAGGAAGCGAGCCGAATTCGGGATTTTGTCAACGGCGGGGGCAATCTGATCGCAACCTTCGAGACTTCCCTGTATGACGAAAATGGAAATCGGCGCAGCGACTTCCTGCTGGGGGACTTGTTTTGTGCCGCCAGCATAGGGGAGAGTAAGCGAGTTAACGGGGAACAGGACGGAGTTTTGAAGCAGGCCTATATCAAAATAGCCGGCGATCATGACATTCTGCGCGGCATCGACGATGCCGATGTGATTCCGATCTACGGTCAATACTGTCCGGTTCGAGCCGACGGTTCCGCACAGGCTTCCCCATTGAAGCTGTCTGCTCCGTTTCGAGTATTTCCTGAGGGACTGTCGTATACACTGGAGGATGGCCCGGAATATCCGATGGTGGTTTTGTCCGAGAACGGCAAAGGCGGGAGGGTGGCATATTTCCCCAACCAATTGGATAAGTCGTATTTGAAAATCGGGTTCCCCGATCTGGGCCGGCTGATCGCTAATACCGTCCGTTGGGCGGCGCACGGGGAAGAGCAGCTCCGAATTGTAGGGCCCGACTCCCTGAATGTATCGCTTCGCACCAAGCCGGGGCTCCGGATGGTTCATCTGATCAATTTGGCCGGCGGACGGAGATTTTTCACATCTTTGGTTCCTATCCGGGAAATTTCCGTCGGGCTTGCCGAAGACATTCAAGTCAAGCGGGCGTTCATGCTGTCCAGCGGCCAGGAGCTGGCCGTGAGTGAAGACGGGACCTTTCAGTCCGTCGTTGTTCCGGAGCTCCTTGATTACGACGTTGTCGTATTCGTCGTTTCGGAGCCGTGA
- a CDS encoding carbohydrate ABC transporter permease, whose product MTKASRAILGKSILTIIMLSLSVITVMPFLWMLSTSFKLDADVFSFPIQWIPPKVTFQNYRDVWFGEIPFYHFYINSVKVTVISIAGVIATSLMAGYAFAKIQFDGKNVLFLFYLATLMFPDQTLLVPRFIFYKYLDIYNTHWALILPGMISAFGTFLMRQFFMTLPGELSESARIDGAGHFKIFFHIALPLVKPAIVSFLIFSFVWSWNDYENPLIFLSDTERFTIPLGLLTFQDENRTSYTLIMAASVCSLLPIFIIFLAGQKYFVRGIAMTGIKG is encoded by the coding sequence ATGACGAAAGCATCGCGGGCCATTCTCGGAAAATCAATCTTGACCATCATCATGCTCTCGTTATCCGTCATAACGGTCATGCCTTTCCTATGGATGCTGTCGACCTCGTTCAAACTGGATGCCGATGTGTTCAGCTTTCCCATCCAATGGATCCCGCCGAAAGTTACGTTTCAGAATTACCGGGACGTTTGGTTTGGAGAAATTCCCTTTTACCACTTTTATATCAATTCTGTTAAAGTCACTGTAATTTCGATAGCGGGAGTTATTGCAACCAGCTTGATGGCCGGCTATGCGTTTGCAAAAATTCAGTTTGACGGAAAAAATGTGCTGTTTCTGTTTTACTTAGCCACATTAATGTTTCCCGATCAGACGCTGCTGGTGCCCCGGTTCATTTTTTACAAATATCTCGACATCTACAACACGCACTGGGCGCTCATCCTGCCCGGCATGATTTCGGCCTTCGGCACGTTTCTAATGCGTCAGTTTTTTATGACTTTGCCCGGCGAGCTTTCCGAATCTGCACGCATTGACGGAGCCGGCCATTTCAAAATTTTCTTTCACATCGCGCTGCCGCTCGTTAAGCCGGCCATCGTCTCATTCCTGATCTTTTCGTTTGTCTGGTCGTGGAACGACTATGAGAACCCGCTCATCTTCCTGTCGGATACGGAGCGATTCACGATCCCGCTCGGCCTGCTTACGTTCCAGGACGAAAACAGAACGAGTTACACTCTAATCATGGCGGCGTCGGTCTGCTCGCTGCTGCCGATCTTTATCATTTTTCTTGCCGGACAGAAGTACTTTGTACGGGGCATCGCCATGACCGGAATCAAAGGATAG